From Erigeron canadensis isolate Cc75 chromosome 8, C_canadensis_v1, whole genome shotgun sequence, one genomic window encodes:
- the LOC122611045 gene encoding uncharacterized protein LOC122611045, with protein sequence MSNDKLPVYIIPEFSSSSSPSSSFGGFEFLASVALAALEEDTASSAAHTRRYIWRDRHSDHERLMNMYFVDEPMFEDDVFRTRYRMSRRLFLKIVEDITASFPWFCSSANAAGIRGFSAIQKCTCALRQLAYDNLADNYDEGLSFSTRTTRECLDNFCIAIKYLYGEEYLRYPTSHDVALLYEAHEVRDHFPGMIGSIDCTHWTLRGQYHQGDHERPTIILEAVASYDLWFQHAYFGVSGSNNDINVLKQSPLFIPEVNGKSPEYGFTVNGRRYNRGYYLGGGLDREGGHQILGIERLVNGLDRKLQESAKKDVERAFGLLKNKWAIIDRPTRMRDKEKITNAMYACVFLHNMILKDDSNAISPVYIMDPPNDLCATDPNFLYNLRNEETHVGDLRDIMEHVGDLDIDV encoded by the exons ATGTCTAACGATAAACTACCCGTGTATATAATCCCTGAATTCTCGTCGTCGTCGTCGCCGTCATCGTCTTTTGGcggttttgagtttttggctTCTGTTGCTCTTGCAGCCTTAGAAGAAGACACTGCATCTTCTGCTGCACACACACGAAGATATATTTGGAGAGATCGACACTCGGATCATGAAAGATTGATGAACATGTACTTTGTGGATGAGCCGATGTTTGAGGACGATGTCTTCCGTACGAGATATCGTATGTCGAGGaggttgtttttgaaaatcGTGGAAGATATCACTGCATCATTTCCATGGTTTTGCTCTTCGGCGAATGCGGCGGGTATTAGAGGGTTCTCGGCAATTCAAAAGTGCACGTGCGCGCTACGGCAACTAGCGTACGACAACCTCGCCGACAACTATGATGAGGGGTTGTCGTTCTCTACTAGAACAACACGTGAGTGTCTAGACAATTTTTGCATCGCCATAAAGTATCTTTATGGTGAAGAGTATTTGCGTTATCCGACTAGCCACGATGTTGCGCTTTTATATGAGGCGCATGAAGTCCGAGATCATTTTCCTGGCATGATTGGTAGCATCGACTGTACCCACTGGACTTTGCGTGGGCAATACCACCAGGGTGATCATGAACGCCCGACTATAATACTTGAGGCCGTTGCTTCCTATGATTTATGGTTTCAACATGCGTATTTCGGTGTTTCAGGGTCAAACAATGACATCAATGTTTTGAAGCAATCGCCATTGTTTATTCCCGAAGTGAATGGAAAGTCTCCCGAGTACGGCTTTACCGTAAACGGGCGCCGTTACAACAGAGGATACTATCTAGGGGGTG GTCTTGATAGGGAAGGTGGTCACCAGATCTTAGGGAttgaaagattggttaatgggttGGATAGG AAACTTCAAGAGTCCGCGAAAAAAGACGTTGAGCGAGCATTCGGGCTTCTGAAGAACAAGTGGGCTATCATCGATCGACCGACACGGATGAGGGACAAAGAAAAGATCACTAACGCGATGTATGCGTGTGTTTTTTTACATAACATGATCCTCAAGGACGACAGCAACGCGATATCACCGGTGTACATCATGGATCCTCCTAACGATCTTTGTGCTACCGACCCTAATTTTCTCTATAACTTACGTAACGAAGAGACGCACGTGGGAGATCTTCGTGATATTATGGAGCACGTGGGAGATCTAGATATCGATGTTTAG
- the LOC122610068 gene encoding flavonoid 3'-monooxygenase CYP75B137-like, whose product MNIVVVWGDRTILVVAAILTILLWIFIIISNNKKKAAPLPPGPRCLPLVGNLLSLDPELHSYFATLAKTYGPISRLWLGKKLGVIISSPDLAREVLKLKDTTFANRDVPVAGVEATYGGNDIVWSPYGDQWRMLRKVCVREMLSSQTLDSVYALRRKEVRNTISYLYHNNNNNNGVAVNVGEQMFLTVLNVITGMMWGGGTEVENRERVGAEFKQVVNEMTEYLGMPNLSDFYPLLAPFDLQGVKKKMKVLAKRLDGIFETMIHQRHHHQTTTSEGDDNNNNKDFLQFLLNLQDEGGDSKTPFSISHLKALLMDMVVGGTDTTSNTIEFALAEMMNQPDILVKAQHELETVVGKDNIVEESHINKLPYLYAVMKEVLRLHPTLPLLVPHCPSESCVIGGYTVPKGARVFVNVWAIHRDPLIWENPLEFRPERFMDHGKHWDYSGNDFTYFPFGSGRRICAGTLMAERMFMFMLASLVHSFDWKLAAAGGHERPDLSEKFGIVLKLKVALMAIPTPRLSSSILYE is encoded by the exons ATGAACATAGTAGTAGTGTGGGGCGACCGAACGATCCTCGTGGTGGCTGCTATACTAACAATATTATTATGGATATTCATAATAATtagtaataataagaagaaggcAGCACCACTGCCTCCTGGTCCACGGTGTTTGCCCCTTGTTGGAAACCTCCTATCTCTTGATCCGGAGCTCCATTCGTATTTCGCTACCCTTGCCAAAACCTATGGCCCGATTTCCAGGCTATGGCTGGGTAAAAAGCTGGGGGTTATCATAAGCTCTCCGGATCTGGCCCGAGAGGTGCTAAAACTCAAGGACACTACTTTCGCCAACCGGGATGTTCCGGTTGCCGGGGTGGAGGCCACATACGGTGGAAACGACATCGTTTGGTCACCCTACGGTGATCAGTGGAGGATGTTGAGGAAGGTATGCGTTCGTGAAATGCTTAGCAGCCAAACCCTGGATTCAGTTTACGCCCTCCGAAGGAAAGAGGTCAGGAATACCATAAGCTACttgtatcataataataataataataatggggtGGCGGTCAACGTGGGGGAGCAGATGTTTTTGACGGTGTTGAATGTGATAACGGGGATGATGTGGGGTGGCGGTACGGAGGTGGAGAACAGGGAGAGGGTAGGGGCCGAATTTAAGCAAGTGGTGAATGAGATGACCGAATACTTGGGGATGCCCAATTTGTCTGACTTTTATCCACTCTTGGCACCCTTTGACTTGCAAGGGgttaaaaagaagatgaaagtaTTGGCTAAAAGATTAGATGGGATTTTTGAGACCATGATTCATCAAAGGCATCATCATCAAACTACTACGTCTGAGGGCGatgacaacaacaacaacaaagacTTTTTGCAATTTTTGTTGAATCTTCAAGATGAAGGCGGAGATTCCAAAACACCCTTCTCTATCAGTCATCTCAAAGCCTTGCTTATG GATATGGTGGTGGGAGGGACGGATACAACCTCAAATACAATCGAGTTTGCCTTGGCGGAGATGATGAACCAACCCGACATCCTCGTCAAGGCACAACACGAATTAGAGACGGTTGTTGGAAAAGACAACATAGTGGAAGAATCCCACATCAACAAGCTGCCTTACCTGTACGCCGTCATGAAAGAAGTTCTCCGTTTGCACCCGACGCTTCCCCTCTTGGTGCCGCATTGTCCCAGCGAGTCTTGTGTCATTGGGGGCTATACGGTTCCCAAAGGCGCCAGGGTGTTTGTCAATGTGTGGGCCATCCATAGAGATCCCCTCATTTGGGAAAACCCCTTGGAATTTCGCCCTGAACGGTTCATGGATCATGGCAAGCACTGGGATTACAGCGGCAATGACTTCACCTATTTTCCTTTTGGGTCGGGCCGAAGAATATGTGCAGGGACTCTAATGGCAGAACGgatgtttatgtttatgcttGCGTCCCTTGTTCATTCCTTTGATTGGAAATTGGCAGCCGCCGGTGGTCATGAACGTCCCGATCTGTCTGAAAAGTTTGGTATCGTCTTAAAATTGAAAGTTGCTCTCATGGCAATCCCGACACCAAGGTTGTCAAGCTCCATACTGTATGAGTGA